The genomic interval GACGTCTGACGCGCAGAGAGTTATGGCAGATAAATCAAAATCCATAATCATTAAAAAAGTCAAAAAAGGCCATGAAGGACATCATGGTGGTGCATGGAAAGTAGCTTATGCTGACTTTGTGACAGCTATGATGGCATTCTTCCTGCTCATGTGGCTCCTTGCAATGGTGTCACCTGAAAAAAGGGCTGCTCTATCAGAATACTTCAAGCATTTCAGTATTTTTGAAAAAGGAGGTCAGTCTTTTATGATGGAAGGACAGCAGCAGGTGCTTGAGAAAAGTGGCGGGGAAATGAAAACATTTGATTTTGGCGAAGGCAAGGCAGCTTTATCTCCTGAAGATTTAAAAGAAAAGTTAAAAGAAGCTATAGAAGAAAAGTTAAAAGAATTGAAGGACCAGACAGTTGTTGATATTTTTGAAGGAGGTGTAAGAATACAACTTGTTGATTTAGAAGGGAAGTCAATGTTTCAACCGGGCAGTGCCCAACTTACACCGAGTGCAAAGGAGATATTGAAAATAGTCAGTGAAAACATAAAAGACTTGCCTAACAAGATTGCAGTTGAAGGTCATACAGATGCCTCTCCTTTAAAGGCAGGAAGAATTACAAACTGGGAGCTTTCTACAGATAGGGCATCTTCTGCGAGAAGGGAACTTGAACTAAATGGTATAGATTCTGCAAGAATAGCAAGGGTTGTTGGATATGCTGATACAGAGTTATTAATAAAGGATAATCCTTATGATCCAAGAAACAGACGAATAAGCATAATATTGCTGCAATCAAAAGTTGAACCAAAAGCACAGGAACAGGTTCAGCAGCCGTCTCAACCACCTGCACCCCCTGCACCTGTGGCTAATCCAGTGCAACCACCGCCACCACCCAAGCCTGAAGAGGTAAAAAAACCTGCACCAAAACAGGAACAAAAAAGGATATTTGAGCCTAGTGTACAGCCGATAAAACCTCTCGAGCCTATTGGAAAATGAAACACTCATGCCGACAAGTCGGTATGAGTGTTTCATTACGGATTATGGTAATAAGTAATAGGCAGAATGAGTGAATGTTATTCTGATATGTGCAAACAGGCACCAGAGTGTCTTAGTGTCAGAGCATCAAAGTATTAAAGCTCAAAGTTCAAACCTTGAATTTTAAATCTTGAGTTTTGAATTACCAAAGACGATAGCCTTTGGCTTTGAACCTTGAGCCTTCAGCTTTGATCTGTGCCTGCTTGCATAAAATCGCTCGGATCAGATTTTAATGTGCTCCGTGTATCAATATCGGAAGGCATCTGGCACAAACCAGTTTTTCCTCTCCTTCATGAATACAATGAAGATAAACCCTGTTTTTGTCGCCTGCTCCACAAACAAAACATTTGGGCATAAGTGGGACTTCGTCCCCCTTACAAGAACCCCCTGATTTTACATCTGACTCTTTTGACATGTTAGTTCTCCTCCAGTTCATTAATCTCTTTTACCACTTTTTCTGGGTCAACATTGTGCATCATAGCGCCAAATGAAATTGATTCAACCTTTATTCCAGGGCAGGTAAAGCATCCATTCCCAAAGTATTTTTCGATGACTTTTCTTGCGTCAGGGTCATTGATTATTTCCCCTATCACAGTATCTTTTGTTACTTTCTTTTTTGTTGCTTCCATTGTAATCTCCTCCTTTAAATGTTTTTCTTATTTTTAGAATACACGAAATCAAATGTTTAGTTTATGATGATGGTCATATGAAACAGAAATCAGGCTCCAGACTCTTATTTGGTGAATTGGTGAATAGTGGTGAAGTGAAACTCTTCACCTATTAACCTCTTTACCGTTTTCTAAAAGTCTGTTCTCTGTCTTCTGTCCTCTGGTCTTTATGACTTCTGTCATAGCATTAATCATTATTTTGGTTTATTATATTTCTTAAAATATCAAACTTTCAGGAGGAGAGTTATGGATAGGTTTGTAAAAAACTTTATAGTAATGAGTATTGTGTATCTGGTGCTGGCAGCATTTTTTGGGATTGTTATGCTTGCTAACCCCTCTTATCTTTATCTAAAGTTTGTTCATTCGCATCTTAATATGCTGGGATGGGTATCTATGATGATATACGGGGTGGGTTATCATATACTGCCAAGATTTGCAGGGAAAAGGTTAAAGAGCGTAAAAATGGGCGAAGTGCAGTTCTATCTTGCTAATGCAGGATTGATTGGAATGCTGTTGTCCTATACTATGCAGACAAGTATGCCAGAGGTTACATTGTATAAGGGACTTTCAGTTGCCTTTGGTCTTATGGAAGTTCTCTCTATAATTCTTTTCTTTTATAATATGCTTGCTACTTTTTTTTCCAAAGAGGAGTAATGTTTTTTTTGTGATTTTGTTGTAAAATTAGTTAGATGAATTTACGACAATAAAAACTATAGGGAGATTTTATAGGGGGGACAAAAGTCCCTTCTATATGCCCGAAGGAGGTTATCATGAAGGAAGAAGAAGTCGTGGAGGCATTAAAAAAGGAGAACGAGGAATTTAGACGCATTTACCAAGAACATAGAGAACTCGATAGTCAGTTGTTAGAATTTAATAAAAAGCCCTACCTTACACCTGAAGAAGAAATCGAGATGCACAGAATTAAAAAGGAAAAACTCTATAAAAAAGATAAGATAGCCGAGTTGATAAGAGAATACAAAAAGCATCATTCGATGAATTAAAAATTAGGGTTTACAATCTTTGACTTGCACTTTAAAAATTGAAAGGGGATTTATATGTCCAAAAGGAGCAGGATTATAAAAGAAGGTCTTGAAAGGGTTCCACACAGAGCACTTCTTTATGCAACAGGCATTCCAAAAAGTGAGATGAACAAGCCTTTTATTGGTATTGCAACAAGCTTTACAGATATTATTCCGGGTCATGTAGGGATGAGGGACCTCGAGAGATTTATAGAAAAAGGTATCCATACAGGCGGAGGTTATCCGTTCTTTTTTGGTATTCCGGGCATATGTGACGGGATTGCAATGGGACATAGAGGAATGCATTATTCTCTTCCTTCGCGAGAGCTTATTGCAGATATGGTAGAAACTATTGCAGAGGCGCATCAACTTGATGGTCTCGTGCTTCTTACTAACTGCGATAAGATAACGCCGGGTATGCTCATGGCTGCTGCAAGATTGAATATACCGAGTATTGTAGTTACTGCAGGACCAATGCTTTCAGGACATTACATGGGCAGAAGACTGAATCTTACAAGTGATACATTTGAGGCTGTAGGTAAGTATAAAAAGGGGTTGATAAGGGATAATGAATTGCAAGCACTTGAAATGTGTGCATGTCCCGGTGCAGGTTCATGTCAGGGTATGTATACTGCCAATACAATGGCATGTGTTACAGAGTCCATTGGGATGAGTCTGCCTGGTTGTGCAACATCTCCTGCTGTTTTAGCACAAAAAAAGAGAATAGCCTTTGAAAGCGGTGTAAAGATTGTGGAATTAATAAAAAAGAATATCACACCAAGAAAGATAATGACAGATAAGGCTTTCAGGAATGCAATAATGGTTGACCTTGCACTTGGCGGCTCTACAAATACTGTTTTACATATACCTGCAATAGCTCACGAGGCTAAAGTCAGGCTATCATTAGATGTATTTGATGAATTAAGCAGAAAAACACCCCATATAGCCAATATGATTCCATCAGGGCAGCATTACATGGAAGACCTTGATTATGCAGGAGGGATCCCTGCTGTTTTAAAGAGGCTGAAAGACATGCTTTATCAAAATCCAACTGTTTCGGGTAAAAACATTCTCGATATTGCTGAACAGGCAGATATAATGGATGAAAATGTTATTAGACCACTGAATAAGGCTTATCACAAAGAAGGCGGTATTGCCATATTAAAGGGAAATCTTGCTCCTGATGGGGCTGTTGTGAAACAGACTGCAGTGAATAAGAATATGATGAAATTCGAAGGCGTAGCAGTAGTTTTTGATTCAGAAGAAGATGCAATGAAAGCTATACTGAGCAGCAGTATAAAAGCAGGTGATATTGTTGTTATCAGATACGAAGGCCCGAAGGGCGGACCCGGCATGAGAGAGATGCTTTCGCCTACATCAGCAATTGCCGGCATGGGACTCAGCGAATCTGTTGCCCTTATAACCGATGGCAGATTTTCAGGAGGCACAAGAGGTCCGTGTATAGGCCATGTCTCTCCAGAGGCAATGGAAGGAGGTCCTATAGCAATATTAAAAAATGGCGATAGAATCAGAATAGACATTCCAAAAAGAAAGATAGATGTTTTACTTTCTGACGAAGAGATTAAAAAGAGGCTTTCTCAATGGAAACAGCCAATGCCCAAAATAAGACACGGTTATCTTGCGAGATACGCAAAGCTTGTTAGCTCAGCAGGCAGAGGGGCGGTGATGTACTGATCTTTAATCCGTATTGCTCTATAAGCCTGATGTCGTCTTTATATGTCCTGCCAGTGGTTGTGAGATAATTCCCTGTAAGCAGTGCGTCTGCACCAGCCATAAAGACCATTGAATTGAATTCCTCAAGCACCTGCATTCTACCACCGCAAACTCTTATCTCTTTTGTAGGCAGTATAAACCTGTAAATACTTATTATTGTAAGGGCTTCAAATGGGTGGAGGGAGGTCATTTCAGCCATTGATGTGCCTTTAACTGGTATCAAGAAATTAATTGGCACAGAATCTATATTGAGTCCTTTTATTGCAAATGCCATATCTATTCTATCTTGCCATGTCTCTCCCATGCCAAAAATACCACCTGAACATATGGAGAGGCCTGCAGATTTAGCAGCATTTATTGTTTTTATCTTGTCAGTATATGTATGAGTCCTACAAATTTCAGGGAAAAACCTTTCTGATGTTTCAAGATTATGGTGGTATCTTTCAAGACCGCTTTGTTTTAGGTATGATAATTCATTATTATTCAAGAGTCCTAATGTTGCACATGGAAGAAGACCAATGCCTCGTATGTCTTCAATCATAGAAGCTATCTCTTTGAGTTCTTTTTCTCCTACCTTTCTACCGCTTGTAACAATGCAGAATCTTCTGACGCCGGCTCCTTTTGCCTCTTTAGCCTTATCTATTACAATATCTTTTTTAACAAGTGGATAGATAGAAATATCTGTTTTGTTTTTTGACGATTGTGCACAGTAAGAGCAATCCTCAGAACATGCACCTGACTTGGCATTAATGATGGCACATAGGTCAACGGAGTTTTTTCTAAATGTTTCTCTTATTTGATTTGCAGCGGCAAAAAGATCAAAAATAGGCTGAAGGCTATAATTTTTTTTGCCCAACGCTTGGAGTTCCATGCTCCACACTAATTGTAGTGCTTCTTCCTTAGTTATTGAATGTCCATTTAGTATCTTGTCTGTCAGGTCGTTGATCATAGCTATCTTAAATTTAACGATAAGGATAGGTCTTTTTTATTAGCGCGGAAGATTTGAACTATCTTATACGAAAAGTTTAACATGGTTCAAATAGTTCAACTCCTTCCGAGCAGGGTATTAATATCGAATTGTGAAATCATTGAAGTTTTCTAAGTGATTTTCCCATATTATATCAATGTGGGTAACATTTGCATAAGGCGGTCCCTGTTTGCACATAGATATGGCTTTTTCAATGAGTTCCTTTTCTCC from Dissulfurispira thermophila carries:
- a CDS encoding flagellar motor protein MotB; this translates as MADKSKSIIIKKVKKGHEGHHGGAWKVAYADFVTAMMAFFLLMWLLAMVSPEKRAALSEYFKHFSIFEKGGQSFMMEGQQQVLEKSGGEMKTFDFGEGKAALSPEDLKEKLKEAIEEKLKELKDQTVVDIFEGGVRIQLVDLEGKSMFQPGSAQLTPSAKEILKIVSENIKDLPNKIAVEGHTDASPLKAGRITNWELSTDRASSARRELELNGIDSARIARVVGYADTELLIKDNPYDPRNRRISIILLQSKVEPKAQEQVQQPSQPPAPPAPVANPVQPPPPPKPEEVKKPAPKQEQKRIFEPSVQPIKPLEPIGK
- a CDS encoding DUF1858 domain-containing protein: MEATKKKVTKDTVIGEIINDPDARKVIEKYFGNGCFTCPGIKVESISFGAMMHNVDPEKVVKEINELEEN
- a CDS encoding cbb3-type cytochrome c oxidase subunit I, with the translated sequence MDRFVKNFIVMSIVYLVLAAFFGIVMLANPSYLYLKFVHSHLNMLGWVSMMIYGVGYHILPRFAGKRLKSVKMGEVQFYLANAGLIGMLLSYTMQTSMPEVTLYKGLSVAFGLMEVLSIILFFYNMLATFFSKEE
- a CDS encoding DUF465 domain-containing protein is translated as MKEEEVVEALKKENEEFRRIYQEHRELDSQLLEFNKKPYLTPEEEIEMHRIKKEKLYKKDKIAELIREYKKHHSMN
- the ilvD gene encoding dihydroxy-acid dehydratase, whose amino-acid sequence is MSKRSRIIKEGLERVPHRALLYATGIPKSEMNKPFIGIATSFTDIIPGHVGMRDLERFIEKGIHTGGGYPFFFGIPGICDGIAMGHRGMHYSLPSRELIADMVETIAEAHQLDGLVLLTNCDKITPGMLMAAARLNIPSIVVTAGPMLSGHYMGRRLNLTSDTFEAVGKYKKGLIRDNELQALEMCACPGAGSCQGMYTANTMACVTESIGMSLPGCATSPAVLAQKKRIAFESGVKIVELIKKNITPRKIMTDKAFRNAIMVDLALGGSTNTVLHIPAIAHEAKVRLSLDVFDELSRKTPHIANMIPSGQHYMEDLDYAGGIPAVLKRLKDMLYQNPTVSGKNILDIAEQADIMDENVIRPLNKAYHKEGGIAILKGNLAPDGAVVKQTAVNKNMMKFEGVAVVFDSEEDAMKAILSSSIKAGDIVVIRYEGPKGGPGMREMLSPTSAIAGMGLSESVALITDGRFSGGTRGPCIGHVSPEAMEGGPIAILKNGDRIRIDIPKRKIDVLLSDEEIKKRLSQWKQPMPKIRHGYLARYAKLVSSAGRGAVMY
- the bioB gene encoding biotin synthase BioB, encoding MINDLTDKILNGHSITKEEALQLVWSMELQALGKKNYSLQPIFDLFAAANQIRETFRKNSVDLCAIINAKSGACSEDCSYCAQSSKNKTDISIYPLVKKDIVIDKAKEAKGAGVRRFCIVTSGRKVGEKELKEIASMIEDIRGIGLLPCATLGLLNNNELSYLKQSGLERYHHNLETSERFFPEICRTHTYTDKIKTINAAKSAGLSICSGGIFGMGETWQDRIDMAFAIKGLNIDSVPINFLIPVKGTSMAEMTSLHPFEALTIISIYRFILPTKEIRVCGGRMQVLEEFNSMVFMAGADALLTGNYLTTTGRTYKDDIRLIEQYGLKISTSPPLCLLS